Within the Triticum urartu cultivar G1812 unplaced genomic scaffold, Tu2.1 TuUngrouped_contig_256, whole genome shotgun sequence genome, the region GATCCCGGGGGCGCACTGAAATCCTCGTGGAATTTCCACAACGCCACAAAGGGTTACATCCGCGGCTTCACCGGTGTAACGTGCTGGTCCGCTGACCAGCACAGGGTCTGGTCGCTGCGCCTCAGCGGCCTGGGGCTCCAAGGCCCGTTCCCCCGGGGACTGCGGGACTGCGCGAGCATGACCGGCACCCTCGACCTGTCGAGCAACAGCTTTGCCGGACCGATCCCCAAGGACATCTCGCTGCAGCTCCCGTTTGTAACGTCTCTTAACCTCTCGTACAACGGCTTCCGGGGGCCGATCCCGCCGGGCATGGGGAAGATGGGGGAGTTCCTCGCCCACGTCGACCTTGGGCACAACCAGCTCAGCGGCCAGATCCCCTTGGAGCTGTCCAGGCTTCGTTTTCTGGCCTCGATGAACGTTGCGAACAACTCGTTGTCCGGGCCGATCCCGGCTTTTCTGCAGGGGTTTCCGGTGGCGTCCTTTGCCGGCAACGACGGGCTCTGTGGCGCTCCGTTGGATCGTCGTTGCCCCGCCTCCGCGAGGAGTAGAATGCAAATCAGCGGCGAGTCGAGTGTCGGGGCGGCTGTCGGGTTCGTCCTGGGCTTTGTGGTGGCCTTCTACTTCCCGCAGTGGTTCTCCCGGAGGCTCCACCCCTACGTCTACCGCTTTCTCTGAAGATTCCTCGTTCATAGAATTCCAGGAAACCGGATGAGCACTTTGGACTGTGGTTTCAGCTTTTTTTCATGGCGGTAACGTATATTTTTTATTTCTTATTTAGAAAAGGAAGTTAAACCCTCGGCCTCCGCATCAATCGATACATACAGCTATCTTTATTAATTAATAGGAAAGTGGCCCGCTCGATGCGCGGGCTAGATTTTTCTAATGATTTTTTTAGGGATGATTTTTCTAATGATTAATAATGAGAATATATTGTTTGGCACTCAACATCTCATTTGAAACTTAAAATCTCACAACAGTTTTAATATTCTCCAGGAATCAAATTGGTTATATGGTGTGGGC harbors:
- the LOC125527005 gene encoding inactive LRR receptor-like serine/threonine-protein kinase BIR2, with product MSDCMKKSLLWLLLMSCCSTPCSGSGDEPDVRCLKSFLRSVVDPGGALKSSWNFHNATKGYIRGFTGVTCWSADQHRVWSLRLSGLGLQGPFPRGLRDCASMTGTLDLSSNSFAGPIPKDISLQLPFVTSLNLSYNGFRGPIPPGMGKMGEFLAHVDLGHNQLSGQIPLELSRLRFLASMNVANNSLSGPIPAFLQGFPVASFAGNDGLCGAPLDRRCPASARSRMQISGESSVGAAVGFVLGFVVAFYFPQWFSRRLHPYVYRFL